One Nicotiana tomentosiformis chromosome 4, ASM39032v3, whole genome shotgun sequence genomic window carries:
- the LOC138909781 gene encoding uncharacterized protein gives MAPFEALYGRRCKSPIGWFEIGEAELIEPDLVHQAMEKVKIIKERLKTAQSRQKSFTDVCGRDLEFKEDDWVVGDPSAFVLVEPIEVNKDLSYKQIPVAILDRQVRKLRNKEITFVKVLWRNQQVEEAT, from the exons atggcaccatttgaggcattatatggtaggagatgcaAATcacccattgggtggttcgaaattggggaagcagagttgatagagccagacctcgtgcatcaggctatggaaaaagttaaaatcattaaggagcggttgaaaactgctcagagtcgtcaaaaatcctttACGGATGTTTGtggcagagacttagagttcaaagaagatgattgg gtagttggagatccgtcagcgtTTGTGTTGGTTGAGCCCATTGAGGTTAATAAAGACTTGTCATATAAAcagattccagttgccattcttgatagacaagttcgaaagttgaggaataaagaaattaccttcgtgaaagtgttatggcgaaaccagcaggttgaagaggccacgtag